CTCCCTACGTTGGGTGACTGGATTAGTACATTTATATTACCTGAATTTGATTTATTGATGTAGTTCGACTTCCGTCTCAATGACTAATCATCCAAGGTCGCCCGTCAGTGTGGCTTCTAACTCTGGGGCGTTCTGGTTCCTGATCGCGCTTGACTAGCTGAGGTTCTGGATTTTCTTTCTTCAGCCGTAATGAGCCAGATAGCACAGCAGGAGGCGAGAATATTCGCTTAGCTGTTGCTTGACAAGATGGGCAAGCTGCTGGATTGCTAGAGTCTGCCATTGTGCGCCATTGCTCAAACACTCCACAGCGATCGCACCGAAACTCGTAAAGGGGCATAGATTTTTTACCTGCTAGACTGGGAGAATGTTCCGATCAAAGATTTCAGTGGGAATCGCCAGTGTACAGCAGGCATTGGGAATGTCTACAATCCCGCTGACTCTGCCTTCAACCGGAGCGCAGCTAAGCAACAGGTAAGCCTGCTCACCTGTGAAGCCAAACTTCTTCAAATATTCGATCGCGTTCAAGCAAGCCCGCCGATAAGCAATATGAACATCCATGTAGTACTGCTTACCAGTGAATTCATCAACTGAGATGCCTTCAAACACCAAGTACTCGGAGTAGCGGGGTTCGACAGGACCAGGCTTAAAAATAGGGTTAATCATGCCATACTTTTCGACCCCGCCCTTGATGATGTCCACGTGCAGATCGATGTAGCCTGCCATCTCAATCGCACCGCAGAACGAGATCTCACCGTCTCCCTGGGAAAAGTGAATGTCACCCATCGACAGCTTGGCACCTTCAACATAAACCGGGAAGTAAATCCGCGTACCTTTGGACAGGTTCTTGATGTCGCAGTTACCACCATGCTCGCGCGGAGGGACAGTACGGGCAGCTTCCGCAGCAACGCGCTCGAACTCAGAGGGCGGCAGCTTGCCAAGCATTGCATTTTTGGCGTTGGGTAAGGCTGCCAGAACAGGCATATCACCGGACAGTCCCGCTCCATAGGTTCGCCGATCTGGATTTGTAGCGACGAGTTCTGCCTCCCGCTTGTTCCACTTCGCCAGTAGTTCATGGGACGGAGCACAGCCGATTAACCCAGGGTGGGTGATGCCAGCAAACCGCACCCCTGGAATGTGTCTCGAAGCTGTGTAAATTCCCTGGATATCCCAAACTGCTTTGGCGGCATTGGGAAAGTGATCGGTGAGGAAACCACCCCCATTTTCTTTGGCAAAAATGCCCGTGAAACCCCATTCATCCCCAGGCAAAGCACCGATATCAAGCAGATCGACAACCAGAATATCGCCGGGTTGGGCACCGTTAACGTGGATAGGTCCACTCAGGACGTGAACCACTGTCAAATCCACATCGCGGATATCGTCAGGATTATCGTCATTTTTAATTTGTCCATCCGTCCAGTCTTTGCATTCAATGCGGAACACATCACCGGGATTGACTGAAACCACTGCCGGAATATCAGGATGCCAACGGTTGTGACCCGGTACTTCCTGCTCATACATGGGCTTGTTCAGGTCAACTTTGAACAGAACTTCAGGCATAGAATCCTCCTGGAACACTTCTTGAAAGGCAGTGTTCATGTGTTCATACATCGTTAAGGAAATCGAATTATGTAACTGTAGTCTTCAATACCAAGACAAGGGGATGGCATTCCAGGAAGGTGCGAACATTGCGCTGATTGGATACTCTGGCTTAAGTTAGATTGAGATATTGTTCGACTCATATCAGTTTCGTGGATCAATCTTCTGCTGAAGATCTACCAGCTACCAGCTGGCATGGCAGCCTTAACCTGGTATACGCTCATCACTACGGTAAAACCGGGCTGATTCAGAATCGAGTGCAAGCGCCGCTGAAAGTGCAGCGACCGTTCTATCCAGAAGGGTCAGATATTTGTCATAGTGTGGTATTGCATACCGCTGGGGGAATTGTTGGCGGCGATCGCCTGTCTCTCAATTTTCAACTTGAACCCAATGCTCAAGCTTTAATTACTACAGCTACTGCCAGTAAGATTTATCGTAGTAATGGATTGCAAGCCAGACAAAATATTCAGATGCAAGTGGATGCCGGTGCTTGTTTAGAATGGTTGCCTCAGGAAACAATTGTGTTTAATGGTGCAACTTATCGGCAAGACTTGAGAGTAGAATTAGCTCCCGGAGCTAGCTGGTTAGGCTGGGAGATTACGCGCTTTGGTCGCAGTGCCAGGGGAGAAAGATTTTTGCAGGGGGAATGGCGATCGCACACCGAAATTTGGCAGCAAGGACATCCTCTCTGGATTGACCGACAATGGCTACCCGGTGGAGAAGAAATCATCAACAGCCCTCACGGCTTAGCAGGACAACCGATCGTAGCCAGTCTTGTTTGGGTTGGAAAAGCAGTTGAACCGGAGATAGTAGAAAAGGCACGCTTATTATGGACGCTGACAAATCGTCAAGGTGAAGCAGGTGTCACTCGTCTGATCTCTGGATTATTGTGCCGATATCGTGGCTCTTCTACAGCTGAGGTGAGAAACTGGTTTACGGATGTGTGGCAGCTACTGCGCCTATCTTTTTTAGGACGAGATAGCTGTCCGCCGAGAGTTTGGCAAGTCTGAAGGGATACATCGATGCAACTCACCCCGCAGGAAAAAGATAAACTGCTGATATTTACTGCCGCTCTGTTAGCAGAACGACGCAAAGCAAGAGGTTTAAAGTTAAATTACCCAGAGGCAGTAGCCTATATTTCTGCCGCTATTTTAGAAGGAGCTAGAGACGGGTACCCAGTGGCAGATTTAATGAGTTATGGTACAACCTTGCTAACGCGGGAAGACGTGATGGAAGGAGTGCCAGAGATGGTGCATGAAGTTCAGGTGGAAGCAACATTCCCTGATGGCACCAAGTTAGTCACCGTCCATAATCCGATTCTTTAGAGGTTGAAGGAAGTTGAGGAGTTGGTGATGATTCCAGGGGAAATGATTATCCAAGCAGGGGAAATTGAACTGAATGCAGGTCGCCCTACAGTACGATTGCGAGTGGCAAACACAGGCGATCGCCCGATTCAAGTCGGCTCCCACTTCCACTTTTACGAAGTTAATCAAGCTTTAGATTTTGACCGCGAACAAGCACGAGGAATGCGTCTAGATATTCCAGCTGGCACAGCTGTACGTTTTGAACCAGGAGATGAACGGGAAGTGACATTAGTACCGCTTGCTGGTAGCCGCCAGGTTTACGGCTTCAACGGCAGAATTAATGGTGCGCTCAATCAATTGTCAAATTCTCAATAGCAGAGCCAGAACAACAGCAGAAGGCAGTTAAAGTTTTGATCGGGGATATCTATGAGCTACAGAATGGATCGCCGCGCCTATGCCGAAACATTTGGACCCACAGTAGGCGATCGCCTCCGCCTTGCTGACACAGAATTATTTATTGAAGTTGAACAAGACTTTACTACCTACGGCGATGAGGTTAAATTCGGCGGCGGTAAAGTAATTCGAGATGGCATGGGACAATCCCCCATTTCCAATGCCGATGGTGCTGTGGATATGGTCATCACCAATGCCTTAATTCTTGACTGGTGGGGCATCGTTAAAGCAGATATCGGAATTAAAGACGGTCAGATATTCAAAATTGGTAAAGCCGGTAATCCCTACATCCAAGACAACATTGATATCATTATTGGTCC
This window of the Chroococcidiopsis sp. CCMEE 29 genome carries:
- a CDS encoding urease accessory protein UreD → MDQSSAEDLPATSWHGSLNLVYAHHYGKTGLIQNRVQAPLKVQRPFYPEGSDICHSVVLHTAGGIVGGDRLSLNFQLEPNAQALITTATASKIYRSNGLQARQNIQMQVDAGACLEWLPQETIVFNGATYRQDLRVELAPGASWLGWEITRFGRSARGERFLQGEWRSHTEIWQQGHPLWIDRQWLPGGEEIINSPHGLAGQPIVASLVWVGKAVEPEIVEKARLLWTLTNRQGEAGVTRLISGLLCRYRGSSTAEVRNWFTDVWQLLRLSFLGRDSCPPRVWQV
- the fmdA gene encoding formamidase, yielding MPEVLFKVDLNKPMYEQEVPGHNRWHPDIPAVVSVNPGDVFRIECKDWTDGQIKNDDNPDDIRDVDLTVVHVLSGPIHVNGAQPGDILVVDLLDIGALPGDEWGFTGIFAKENGGGFLTDHFPNAAKAVWDIQGIYTASRHIPGVRFAGITHPGLIGCAPSHELLAKWNKREAELVATNPDRRTYGAGLSGDMPVLAALPNAKNAMLGKLPPSEFERVAAEAARTVPPREHGGNCDIKNLSKGTRIYFPVYVEGAKLSMGDIHFSQGDGEISFCGAIEMAGYIDLHVDIIKGGVEKYGMINPIFKPGPVEPRYSEYLVFEGISVDEFTGKQYYMDVHIAYRRACLNAIEYLKKFGFTGEQAYLLLSCAPVEGRVSGIVDIPNACCTLAIPTEIFDRNILPV
- a CDS encoding zinc ribbon domain-containing protein translates to MPLYEFRCDRCGVFEQWRTMADSSNPAACPSCQATAKRIFSPPAVLSGSLRLKKENPEPQLVKRDQEPERPRVRSHTDGRPWMISH
- the ureA gene encoding urease subunit gamma; translated protein: MQLTPQEKDKLLIFTAALLAERRKARGLKLNYPEAVAYISAAILEGARDGYPVADLMSYGTTLLTREDVMEGVPEMVHEVQVEATFPDGTKLVTVHNPIL
- a CDS encoding urease subunit beta; protein product: MIPGEMIIQAGEIELNAGRPTVRLRVANTGDRPIQVGSHFHFYEVNQALDFDREQARGMRLDIPAGTAVRFEPGDEREVTLVPLAGSRQVYGFNGRINGALNQLSNSQ